A genomic region of Christiangramia sp. OXR-203 contains the following coding sequences:
- a CDS encoding nuclear transport factor 2 family protein, whose translation MKNLLMLFSCIFLFISCDKNNKEEEKIRYTQDSEQINTFKSVLKNYENGEWEEYQSHFADSVELFYNSREPMDVSAAIAMHKQNNSALSSYDFVDSENEFEMVVTDAGETWVNFWGEWEGTIAENDSMIVIPVHITARFEDGKIVKEYLYFNNAGMNDALRMLEESRRMEDSIE comes from the coding sequence ATGAAAAATCTATTAATGTTATTCTCATGCATCTTTCTATTTATTTCCTGTGATAAGAATAATAAGGAGGAAGAAAAGATCCGGTATACGCAGGATTCAGAACAGATCAATACTTTTAAATCTGTTTTAAAGAATTATGAAAATGGAGAATGGGAGGAATATCAATCTCATTTCGCAGACAGCGTTGAACTATTTTATAATAGTCGGGAACCAATGGATGTATCTGCCGCGATAGCTATGCATAAGCAAAATAATTCGGCACTTTCTTCCTATGATTTCGTGGATTCTGAAAATGAATTTGAAATGGTAGTGACAGATGCCGGTGAAACCTGGGTTAATTTCTGGGGAGAATGGGAAGGTACGATCGCAGAAAACGATTCAATGATCGTAATCCCGGTGCATATAACCGCCAGATTTGAGGACGGTAAGATTGTAAAGGAATATCTCTATTTCAATAATGCCGGAATGAACGACGCTCTTAGAATGCTGGAAGAATCCCGAAGAATGGAGGATTCCATCGAGTAG